TTAGGACTAACGAGCAGACTCTCCCTTTGGCCATGTCTGCAGTCTTCTGCCATCACTCAGGGAATATATAAAAACTCATCAAGTCCTATGTTCCTGAAGATGGGAAAGCCAAAACCAGCTTTCTTCAGAGCATAAACTACTTCCTCAACAAAGCTTTCTCATGAAGTTGCACTGTCAAGCTTAGTCAGCTGTTTCTCCTCTGGTTCCAGTcaactttctgtttcttctctctgtcttcACGCTTTTGCTGCTCAGCCCAGTCTTTAAGTGACACAGAGTTGAATTCAAATGTTTGTGTGGCCTTAGGcttatttcagcttttgtttgctgttgGATAGCAAGATTAATCATGGCTGCTCTAAGGGGGATGTTTGCTTCATCACCTTCAACAGACTTTAATGTGGTTTATAGCAATGTAAACAAGGCAGACTTCTGATTATAAGCAGCATCCATGCTAGGTATGCTATGGCCATACTGATGAGCTCCTCCAAGCATAGACTTGACCTTTAAAATATGAGAGTGTTTTCTTCCAGCTAATGCAAACTCAGCCAGGGAGGTGTTTCCCTTTATCTCCCTGGGCCATACAGACAGCAGTACAAGTGTCATTTCCTGTGTGGATACAACATCCTACTTACaagtctgtcgtggtttagccccagccagcaactaagcaccacgcagccgctcgctcactccccctaccccgatgggatgggggagagaattggaggagtaagagtgagaaacactcctgggttgagataacaacagtttaatcattgaaataaagtaaaacagtaataataataataacaacaatataataatgataatagtaataataatatacaaagcaagtgatgcacaatgcaattgctcaccacacaccgaccgatacccagccagttcccgagcagcgatcgctgctccccagccaactctccccagtttctatactgagcatgacaccgtatggtatggaatagccctttgggcaggttgggtcacctgtcctggctgtgacccctcccagcttcttctgcacctggcagagcatgggaagctgaaaagtccttgactagcataagcagtacttagcaacaactaaaccgtcagtgtgttatcaacattcttctcctactaaatccaaaccacagcactgtgcccactaccaggaagaaaattaactctatcccagccgaaaccaggacagagtcTAAACAGATAATGCTTGCAAATAACCTCCAGAAGCTGTTGCCTGCAAATTTCACTAGTAGAGAAGTCAGGAAACAGAGatttatttgaaattcagtGACGCACAGACATCTTGCTGGCTGCCTACACACTGCGGTTCCCAAGGACACTACTGTTCTTTGGTTCTTTTTGAAGCTTTTTACTGACGTATCAAAGTCAAAAACACTTCTTGCTCTGAATGATGAAAACCtttatttgcaaatgctttACTACAGTTTTCAAGAatgtacatatacataaaaCAGAATGGTCTTCTTGGCTGTTTCTTATTTTGGGTTTATCCAGTGTAAAGACAGTTTCAAAGCTACTGTGCAGATGGGGCAAGTGATGTAATGATATTTGCTCATCAAAGTGAGCATGAGGAGGAGCAGCGAGTCAGCCTTCCTTGTAGTTGTGTAACTTAAGCCTTTGCACATCCCAAGAACCCCTTCTCCGAGTAGTGACAGGACGAAAGAGTTGAAGGTCTTTGGCGCATGTTACAGGGAAAAAATTCCTCTGTGTGCAGAGGATTTATGCAAAAGCTTCAGTTCTTTGGACCTCCAAAAGTCAGTTTGGTTGTTGGTCAGACCTCATCAGAGTTCCGTTTTACAGATCCATTCTGCAGTTCAGAATAGTCATTACCGTACCAGACACTTAgcgggaaaaaaaaatgagactgTGTCTTGTGTCCAAAGGGCTGGCAAGCCTAGCAGTTGTCTGGTAATTCCTTCCACTGCTCTGCCCcaacttctctttctccccaggTGCAGCAAAGAGCGCAGGAGTGTATCAAAGCTCTCAACCTCATTCTTAAAATCAATTCAGGAGAGGAAGTAATGAATGTACTAAATTCAGACTTTGACTGGAATAGCCTAAAGGTGAGTGGAAGGTGGTGACTGCATTTTGTTAAATGCCTAAATATGTTTCTGGTGTCCCTCTTCCATTTCTAAACTGGTTCATAAACTATTCTGAAGATTGCACTGCAGATCTATGAACATATTCTCAGGTCATCCCACGCTGGATAGATAGTAATGGAGCTGAAATGATGCTCTTCCTACTTCAATAGGATCTATTGCCTAAAAAATTAttcccttcttttaaaaaaaaaaaaaagtttgggaaaGAAAGTCTCTTACAGCACCTGGATTTTTTTGACAGGATTCTGTTGATACTAGCAGAATAGCTGTGATGGGACACTCTTTTGGTGGTGCTACAGTTATTGAGAGtctcagcaaagaaagaagattCAGGTAAGTGTGCAAAACAAGGCAAGAGACATTTGGCACTTGAGAGGTCTGGAGCAGGGAACCTTACCCAAGATCCCCCAACTATTAATTCACTCTTGAAGAAAAGTGTTGTTTGGCACATCTTGTTTTCTCAAGTCATGTTTCTTTCAACTGTGGGGACGTGGTGGAGCATAGTAGCTGTATCATATTATATCACGATACTGTGGGACCCTGCAGAAGCTCCTGTGCCCAGCTGCACCTGGCAATGGAGACCAACAAATGCAATAATGGATTAATTCTCTTCCCCCAGGGTAGAAAGAATTTTGAAACAAGATGATTCATTAACGTGTTTACTTGTTCAGTGTCATAGAGGGTTTCTTTGCTGTGTCTCCTGCAAATCAAAACATGCTGAGAACTTCCATACAAagcttgctgcttctgtgaCCATATCCAGTTGTTTTTGACAGGTGTGGCATTGCCCTCGATGCATGGATGCTTCCAGTAGGTGATGACATTTACCAAAACAGTGTCCAGCAACCGCTGCTTTTTATCAACTCTGAAAAATTCCAGTGGGCTGATAATATCTTAAAGATGAAGCAGCTCAGCTCCAATgacacaaacaagaaaatgatCACTATCAAGTAAGTGTCCAGGATCCATCAATTCCGTGGTTGAAGATGAATCTTTACTCTCTTGTTGGGGCTATTCAATTACATGTAACTGCAGAAAGACGGTCAGTCACTACTTGCTCATGGCCCAGGTTTTCACTGCGTGTTTAAATTAGACAGTGGAGACAGAGACCTCTCTCAAAGCAGCCAGTAACCCTAAGTTTAAGATACTCCAAGGTGTGCATTCCTGCCTGGGGGCATGAGTTTCGCTCTGGGCCTCATGCATCGTCTGTGTTTGAACACTTTAAATAGCCTTGTGTGTGCAGTTACGCACTCACCTAGCAAAAGCGCTGCGTGCAGGGGAGTGGATGGCTCTATAATTCACCTTTTACTCAGAGCAGAGAGACAACTTGAAGTTTTGCCAAGCCTACTCTTTATTGCCGTTGCAATGATAGTGACTTACAGTAAGCACATATAAAACTTCCTCCCTTCTGTGGTTAGGACAGAATTTACTGCTAATCTTGTGTGCTTGTGAGATGAACCCATTTCATCTTCTGCTAAAGACGACAGTGTAAGATATGTGACTGTCTTTGAAGAAGTCTGTGCAACCCCTGGCATCTTTTAATCAGACAACTGCATTCTTACAAGCCTGTTGATCACTGTTTTGTCTGCAGGGGGTCAGTACATCAGAGCTTTCCTGACTTTACCTTTGTGAGTGGAGAAATCATTGGaagatttttcaaattaaaaggagaaatagaTCCAAATGAAGCTATTGATATAAGCAATCATGCTTCATTGGCCTTCCTGCAGAAACATTTGAGTAAGTATCTGTTTACTTCGAAGTATGAAGTTAAATTAATACTTAATTCCTATGAAGCTCTTCATATAACTGTTCTGTTTAGAACAAGATCAAAAGTAAGTGTGTCAGAAAAGTTTAAGTAGAAAAAACAGTCAGACTTTTTCTAGAGGTTTGTTAGTTCCTTTTGTAATCTAAGCAATTCAGAGGAGGAACATTGCAGTTTTGTTCTAATACATAAAAACCTGGAGtgtcatttttccttccttaaaacATCATGCCTCCCCTACTTTGCCAAGTTGATTCATCTGttctataatttaatttttcagtgtagTTTTACAAAAAGCTGACTACTTAATTCATTACCActtgggttttctttccctcatttTATAGGTCTTAAGAAAGATTTTGATAAGTGGGATTCTCTTGTGGATGGCATAGGACCCAATGTTATTCCTGGTACCAATATTGACTTGTCTCCAGCTGAACCTGAATAAGGAATACAAAGAAGTACTGAAAATGCCACGGACATCAGGACACTAATGTTGGCCAGACGTTGCTCAGACATGTGATAGCATTGGCCACCTACACAGCTTTTGGGGTgtgaaacaataaaaacataAGGCATTAGGTTACATTATCATGAAAATGTAGAGGAGTTTTAGTTCAAATGAGTTAGTGggattttctgaaatacagggTAACTTCTGCTTTATAGGCAGCTGGGGGAAAATCACCCGATGGTAATTTAGacactttctggttttgacttAGAATCAAGTGTGCAGAGAGAGCGAGCTTAAGCTCCAAGGAATTCAACTAAAGTTCTGCTTACCAAGCTTTAAGTCAGTTTGCATCCAGCAAGCCTTTTTTgcagtgtaagaaaaaaaaaaatctttgttattAAACTACTTAGTATTTCAGCTGTGCTCTGACAACAGTTCAGAGTTGGAGCAGGCTTTTGCTCCTTCTAGTCAGAGAGGTGCCAGTGAAAAAGGGTCTTCAAAACTGTCTTATTTTAATGAGTCACAGTAAAAGCTACAGGAAATAGTTTTAAGGTAAGAGCAGAGAAAGGTGTTTGAACATACACAGGACTTCTCATATGAACTTAATCCACTTATATTTAAGATCTGTGTTTACTGCCATACTCGGAAGATGTTTCCATTCcaaaagctgctgaaatggTCGCTCTTGTTGTAGCAACTGTAATTCCGCTTAGGCAAAGCTCCAAGCAATGCCTCTTGTTAATCTCTGTATTACCACTGTCACTCAGTCATACTGTTGTAGGTGAAATTACAGAAGAGATGTGTCACTTCTACTGCTTCCTTACAAAGGATTATGTAAGCATTGCTTGATCATCTTCATGTCTGTCATGGTTGTAACACTCTCCAGACACTCGTCTTTGTCCAGGTACTAGCACCGCTGTCTGTATCTGCCAGTAGAAGCAGCTATGTGGTTGGCTAAAGAAGGCTCTGACTTTCAGCACAAAACTCTTTGAAGCTGCCACATGGACGGGTGAATTCTAAATGAATAAGCCTTGCAAAAGGGGGACTACTTCTAACGGTAGCCTAATAtactgggtttgcatggcaagcttttgcggggggagggggaggctacaggggtggcttctgtaagaagctgctagaagcttcccccatgtccgacagagccaatgccagccgactccaagatggacctgctgctggctaaggccaagcccatcagcaatggtggcagcgcctctgggaCAACAcagttaagaagggggaaaaaaaaccccaaaaccactgggacacaaatcacagctggagtgagaacatgtgagaggaagggctctgcagccccccatgtcagtgcagaaggagggcaggaggtgctccaggcacggagcagagattcccctgcagccctggtgcagcccctggcgaggcagctgtgcccctgcacccatgggggcccatgggggagcagagatccccctgcacccggggaggagcccacgccggagcaggggatgtgccccaaggaggctgggaccccgtgggaagcccacgctggagcaggctcctggcaggagctgtggccccatggagaggagcccaggctggagcagggttgctggcaggaattgggaccccgtgggggacccacgctggagcaggctgctcctgaggggctgcaccccgtgggagggacccacgctggagcagttcatgaagagctgcagcccctgggaaggactcatgttggagcagttcatggaggactgtctgccgtgggagggaccccacgctggagcaggggaggagtgtgaggagtcctcccctgaggaggaaggagcagcagagatgatgcGTGATGAACCGACCACAACCCCCATGCCCTGTGCCCCTGCACTGCAGGGGGAGAAATTGGGAGTGTagagaaactgggagtgaaattgagcccaggaagaagggggaggtgttttaagatttgggtttatttctcattatcctactctgatttgactggtaataaattaaactgattttcccaagttgagtctgttttgcccatgacggtaattgctgagtgatctcttcCTGTTCTTATCccgacccatgagctttttccttgtattttctctccctgcccagctgaggaATGGAGTGATAGAgctgctttggtgggcacctggtgtccagccagggtcaactcACCACACCTATTTGCTTCAAAATCAGgttacaaacaaaacaactgaaGCAAGCAGAACAAGCAAAGCAGTTAAcaatgtaattaaatatttatataatccATGATCTTAATATCTAAGacttgtttttcagaatttcattaAATTCTCTCCAGCCTACCTTCATGTGCTGTCTCTATTAAGGGAATCAACATGCAAGTGTTTCTCTTACTGAGTGAGATCTAATACTTGAGATCTACTGTGATACTCAGCCAGACTACTACATTGTCAGAGATCTTGCGTTCCTAAAACATTATGGCAGTATGAAAAATCCATAGCCactggagaggaggaagaacctaTGCTATACAGGAGCATGGAGCAGGACTGGAAGATAGAAATCCCTTTTGAACATGAGGTGGAGAATAAAAGGTGAGATAAGCTGTTTAAGAAGTCCTTACCACACTGTACacatgcagcagcaaaaccattCTACTAGGTCTGCTTCATATTTGTAGGAAAAGCTTCAGCCTTAACTGCACTAATGAAAGGTATCTCATAAATACaagtttattttgcattcaCCATAGCTCACAGTACTCTATAGAGAGCTGTTTAGGGTCAAAACAGAACCAGTAACTGCAGAATGTGCATAGCTACATCTAACTGCAATAGTATAGTTGCAGATACTCAGTATGCACACAGCATTTGGGCTTATGTACAGGGAAAGAACCCAAGTCATTAACAAAACACCAATTGGTATATGCCAGCCAAAGCTTTATTCCAGCTTCTTCCATTGCTATATAACAGTACCAAATGCAAGACTTCAACCCAAAACAACTATGTTCCCCTACAGAGAAAAAactcccccctccaaaaaaaaaaaaaagataccctCAACTTTTCTTaggacccccccccacacacacacatgtaacAATGcaacttttcaaaaagcaagCATCAGAAAGCAGTATTGTGCAACACAGTAGTCTATACAGCAATTCACAAGAAACCTTTTTTCAAGAACCACCCACCAACAGCTAGGTACAAGTTAGTGCAGGCACACATTCAGTAAGGAATGCCAGTCAAGAGGCAAATTCTTTTTTAAGTAAAGAAAGTACAGCTATAAGAAGCCAAGCTGACAATAACAGTCTATGAACAAGCACTACTCCTTCACAGGGAAGTATGGTAGTGCCAGGCAGTTGCTTGGTTAGGTAGAAGAAACACCCACTGCTTTGCTTGTATTCTTGTTTccatgaaaacatgttttcatggGAATGTTTGCGCACACAGGTACTTGTTCAGCTTCATGTGGTGAACATGTCACTTGGTTTCAGGAATGTTGGAGGACATGAGGATCTTCAGCTAAATCTGAACTGCAGccagtttgcttttctgcagggaaTAAAACCAGATTAGACCCATCAAGATGTTTCTATAAACACGTATAAATGCATTAATATCTAAAGTCATCGCTCTACAAGGCTTCAGACTAGATGTCATCAATATATTGGACTGCACTAAAAGATTACAGTTACACAAAGTTATCACGTAAGGATAAGACATTTCAAGCAACGGAACCGCCCAGGAAGATGAAGCAAGCAGTGGTCCCAGATTTCGGTTATGAGTTCAAGCCACTCTATCCCTCAGTGGGCTTAGCGCAGGCCACTGCGGAGTTTTTGCATCCTGTGGATCAGGTACCTTCTACTCAAACTGCCTTTCCAGGCCGTGGCCCACATGTCCAGCAAGACCCAATTCTGTGCCACGTGGTTGCGTGACCTTAGCTCATGTTTTCTGCACTGTTGCTGAGAGGGTGCATACACTAATACTGTGCTTTGCTCTGTATTCAAGAACACAGGCAGCGGGCAAATTTGGACAATAACAATTAGCAaccaaaaagggaaaagaaaccccAGTAAAATGAAGTGGTAGAAACTGTGTAAGTAttatgaaaaccagaaacagcaAGATCAAGAATAATCCTGCATTTGAGTGATGCGATCGAGGAAGGATTCATAGATTCATCAGTTTAACATTTTAATCAAGTTCTTTTAACTACTTTTTTGCCCAGCAGGTTAACTAGATGTCTGTTGCAGGCTTCATTATTTGTTACCCATAAACCAGTCAGCTTTCAGTACAATTGTACTGAAATACAATTACCAATTCAATCGTTGAAAACACAAATGCTATCTCTACTTAAGCTTAGTTCAGTCTCCATCAGGCAACCACTGGTCAAACACaggaacaagttgcccagagaggttctggagcctccatccttggaCAGATTCCAGACCTGAAAGGAAGCAACCTGAgctagctgaccctgctttgagcaccTCCAAAGGTCTCTTAAAACCAGAACTGCTCTGATTCCACAGATTATAGAAATAGTATATAATCAGAAAGAAACTGTACTATTTTCTTTAGTACACAGGTGTTTGCCAGTAACACTTCAAAATTTTGaagtaacaataaaaatgtacatGCACTATTCACAAACTACCCTTACAACCACCACGATGGTATTATTATGGGTTTAGATTCATAGACCAAGATCTGTTAAGGGATGGGGGCATTCAAATCCCAAACTACAATGCTTAGTAGAGTCTGCCTAGCAGTCGCTCACCTTGCCTCAGAAATGTGAGCAAGAGTAGCATGCTGATGGCCAATGCTCAAAACCCTATCAAAATCTGTAACTTAGGTGTACCACCCCAGCTTGTCTAAGAGGTTCAATCCACTAGGCTGAATAAATAAGTACAAAATTGATTTCTAATCAAGACAAGAGTAGCAGCTTTCATTGCATGTATTCACCATTAAACTGACAGTATGCAAGCTAATGCTACTAAGAAAATTACAACAACAGTATCAGTGTAAATACATAAGCtcaaaaaaaagtgtttcaactgtattttctaaaataaagcattttctaGAATATTAGAAAGCACTCAAACACCAAGTACACAACTTCTTTGGGAGGCTTAAGGTAGTCTTACCTTGAAGTAAGGACTCTTCTGGTAAGGACTGCAAGTTTTCTGTTGCAGGGGTTATTGCCTAAACAAAAGGGGATGATGTTAGGAAGCTGGCACTATTGCCAAGATAGCTATTGAGGTGCTTCCTTTAATACTAGAGTAACTTTTTACATCAGCACTACTGGTCTCTTATTTACcactgtttttcccctttataaCTCACTATAGAAGTCTTCTGACCACTTTTTGCTTTGATGCAAAAACTGCATGTAAAGAATGAACTGGAAATTCATTCTGTTATCGTCAGTAGCATGGCTGATGACCTGAGTTTTGGGTTCCAGATGTGAGTTTTTCAGTGGTACTTCATGAAGAACACTGGTGAAAACCTTACTATCATTTCCTAATTACTTCATAATAGGagtatttttcatcatttaCCAGTTAGTTACATGCTCCACTAGCATGATCTGTCAAAAGCCACATCAGCACTATTCTACAGTTCTTGATTAACAGTAGTCTTCAAGTAACATTTCTTCCTTGAAGCTGTTTTCAGTAATCTATTCCCAGGCTGAATTCAGAGTCCTCAGCCCAAAGGGCTGACAGTTTATATAAATCAATTTATGTAAACTATTTATATGATACCAGTTATATAATAGATTTATACAAATTTCTATAGTCTCCATAGAGACCTATCAGAGAAGGAAGGACAATATGatgtcttaaagaaaaatactgtgcttCTAGTGGTTGGCACAAATGCACAGATTCACATTAATGCTACTTTGCCTTTCTAGTCTCATGGTGACACAGGAAGAATCACAACTAAACTCAGAGCACCCTTTCTAAAAATCGGTACTGTCCTGCCCAGCCCACTACCACACCGCCATACCTCAGATGATCTGCAAGCCCAGTCAGGAATA
This genomic interval from Pelecanus crispus isolate bPelCri1 chromosome 3, bPelCri1.pri, whole genome shotgun sequence contains the following:
- the PLA2G7 gene encoding platelet-activating factor acetylhydrolase isoform X2, translating into MEMGSSSTEKFYRIPKGKGPHSVGCTDLMTEDAVEGSFLRLYYPSCDATDNEEALWIPDKEYYQGLSDFLNLYRVVGERLFQYYVGSVTCPAKSNAAFKLGEKYPLLVFSHGLGAFRTIYSAICIEMASQGFIVAAVEHRDESASATYYCKKKSISEPQEESTSNMEKEWIYYRKLKTGEEERCLRHKQVQQRAQECIKALNLILKINSGEEVMNVLNSDFDWNSLKDSVDTSRIAVMGHSFGGATVIESLSKERRFRCGIALDAWMLPVGDDIYQNSVQQPLLFINSEKFQWADNILKMKQLSSNDTNKKMITIKGSVHQSFPDFTFVSGEIIGRFFKLKGEIDPNEAIDISNHASLAFLQKHLSLKKDFDKWDSLVDGIGPNVIPGTNIDLSPAEPE